In Funiculus sociatus GB2-C1, the following are encoded in one genomic region:
- a CDS encoding 4'-phosphopantetheinyl transferase family protein: MKTFNMLWFSPSANFVLSKDEVYVWRASPNQPTLLVQQLAQTLSVNGQVKADRFCLYAVTCDREIGIDLEHIRPISDTEQIAQRFFSDREYAVLCTLPQSQKQAAFFNCWTRKEAYIKAMGRRFSLPLNQFEVSLTPGEPAALLGTLGEPQEASRWSFRELTPDPEYVAALAVEGNGWQLQCFQWSS, translated from the coding sequence ATGAAGACTTTTAATATGTTGTGGTTCTCTCCATCCGCTAACTTTGTACTATCCAAAGATGAAGTCTATGTCTGGCGTGCTTCTCCCAACCAACCCACATTGCTTGTTCAGCAGCTAGCACAAACGCTCTCTGTTAACGGGCAGGTAAAAGCCGACCGTTTCTGTTTGTATGCGGTTACGTGCGATCGCGAGATTGGCATCGACCTCGAACACATCCGCCCCATTTCTGACACCGAGCAGATCGCACAACGCTTCTTTTCGGATCGAGAGTATGCTGTATTGTGTACGCTCCCTCAAAGCCAAAAGCAAGCAGCATTTTTTAATTGTTGGACTCGCAAAGAAGCATACATCAAGGCAATGGGGCGACGTTTTTCGCTCCCTCTAAACCAATTTGAGGTTTCCTTGACACCGGGAGAGCCAGCAGCATTATTGGGTACTCTAGGAGAGCCACAAGAAGCTTCCCGTTGGTCGTTTCGAGAGCTAACTCCTGACCCTGAGTATGTGGCAGCTCTTGCAGTAGAGGGCAATGGCTGGCAACTTCAGTGTTTTCAGTGGTCAAGCTAG
- a CDS encoding NAD(P)-dependent alcohol dehydrogenase, which translates to MKAVISNGYGSACVLQYTSVEKPIPKTNQLLVKIYATSVNPIDWKIRKGLLKLFTGSKFPMILGFDISGEVVAVGNSVTQFQPGEQIYAYLDSFPGGAYAEYAVVSEQAACLKPSNMTHTQAAAVPLAALTALQALRDGGKIQQGYNVLINGSSGGVGSFAVQIAKALSAEVTAVCSTKNIELVKSLGADRIINYKIQDFTQDKAKYDIVFNTVANQSFSQCKRILKPNGIYLTTLPTAESFVQSFLTSVMPGKKAKLIMVKPSGKDLAYLKELIEVDKIRSVIEQTYPLSEVAKAHSISEQGHVVGKLAISVP; encoded by the coding sequence ATGAAAGCTGTCATAAGTAATGGGTATGGATCTGCTTGTGTCCTCCAATACACTTCGGTTGAAAAGCCTATCCCCAAAACCAACCAACTGCTAGTCAAAATTTATGCCACCAGCGTCAATCCTATAGATTGGAAAATCCGAAAAGGTTTGCTCAAGTTATTTACGGGTAGTAAATTCCCGATGATCTTGGGGTTTGACATTTCAGGAGAAGTGGTAGCAGTAGGTAACTCTGTTACGCAATTCCAACCTGGAGAGCAAATCTACGCATACCTCGATTCTTTTCCTGGCGGAGCTTACGCTGAGTATGCAGTAGTTTCTGAACAGGCAGCTTGTCTCAAACCTAGCAACATGACCCATACTCAAGCGGCGGCTGTGCCTCTAGCCGCCCTAACTGCTCTGCAAGCATTACGAGATGGGGGCAAAATTCAGCAGGGATATAATGTCCTAATAAACGGTAGTTCAGGTGGAGTGGGTAGCTTTGCCGTTCAAATTGCTAAGGCACTCTCAGCTGAAGTGACGGCTGTATGCAGTACCAAGAATATCGAATTGGTAAAATCGCTGGGAGCTGACCGCATCATCAATTATAAAATACAAGACTTCACGCAGGATAAGGCTAAGTACGACATCGTTTTCAATACAGTAGCCAATCAATCCTTTTCTCAATGCAAAAGAATTTTGAAACCTAATGGGATTTACCTCACCACTTTGCCCACCGCCGAAAGCTTTGTGCAAAGTTTCCTTACTTCTGTTATGCCAGGTAAAAAGGCAAAACTCATCATGGTCAAACCCAGTGGCAAGGATTTGGCTTACCTAAAGGAACTGATTGAAGTCGATAAGATTCGGTCGGTTATCGAGCAAACTTATCCTCTATCAGAAGTAGCCAAGGCTCATTCAATC